In Parasegetibacter sp. NRK P23, a single genomic region encodes these proteins:
- a CDS encoding PKD domain-containing protein, whose amino-acid sequence MKHVLTALLFFLPGMLLAQLKADFSANITSGCNPIVVEFTNQSTGAVSYLWNLGNNTVTTQQNPKVSYTDTGWITVKLVITAANGQKDSIVKNQYIRVNASPKVNFTASATTGCFPLRAQFFDASTPEAGTISTWLWDFGDGTTSDQKNPEHVYTRAGNFNVTLQVTNSEGCKSTFSKPNYIRLSDGVKADFTFSAPSSCKPPTAIQFTNTSSGTGSRTYTWHFGDGNTSTGMNPAYSYTKAGTYTVMLVALNDKGCRDTMKQENAITIGTVKADFSMAATACQRNLVQFSNTSSPAPYSAFWEFSDGGTAYGLNASHRFANAGKHTVKLTSYFGACQDVVTKEIEVLPTPRPDFSTSDSSACSVPFPVTFNNLSSGNPASYFWRFDDGGTSTSANPNHTYNTTGYFSPTLVVVGANGCRDSVEKRYLIQIVRPNIGFYNAYAEGCAPLTYRPIPYVMNTSETVVKYEWYFGDGGYSSQQTPNYTYTTAGVYNVKLVITTAGGCKDSVTYAATVRVGGKSGRDFSATPLNGCANDPVIFTQTGNGSNSDLWLFGDGASVSGVGATHQYSDTGKFTVKLVTYNNGCRDTITKENYIFIKPPIARFFTNAVNCNAPFDRSFTDQSIEPLTWNWDFGDNTSSTSPSPAHTYAKNGVYNVTLTVTNGGCTNRYTQTVSIEVFTPDLSIATAEACKNTMVVYTPSGVSTITSAPYVYWEFTNVGKGYTYYSASFSNTPLNMALPEAGKYNITMRVTNQYGCTYTVNKPQAVEIFGPTARFTPSKYRPCLNETFTLNDQSFSDGKNPVTQWIWQYDPTDADTLAAPPFQHAYSSGGAKFPMLTVTDSRGCKHSESGAYMFVPTPKASFFASATESCDNKPIRFTNNSSADLPTYSWDFGNGSTSNAYEPTTQYEGDGIYTVRLAIRDYYGCTDTLVQEKSVTIANPVAAFTISDSVSTCPPLLVNFTNTSSNFTSMIWDFGDNSPLSPLPAPAHFYNTPDSFLAKIYINSIGGCADTATRAIVVRGPRGTMQYNGITGCVPVKLNLEAVTNDKVSFIWDYNDGITENTTAKTTEHIYELAGTYFPKLILVDADGCKIPIEGTDAVEVKGVKANFGMSDTTFCDIGTVQLYDSSKGNDLVTKYTWRLGEGTSKNGQNVSHTYTQTGRYPVKLVIETATGCSDSLETTAPVVVAPSPEISFSGMMEACEPALLQFTGNILRNDTSTLTWKWAFGNGQEATGISSGPVHYATANNYLVILTASTGFGCSHSYSTNAVVHPTPPINAGTNSVICLGENFTLQPTGGARYVWTPHPDLPCTDCDAPTVAPISDRKYFVTGYSSFGCSATDSIELRVKQPFTISFSSADTLCAGASVRLFASGAELYSWTPATSISNTSTPNPTVNPSVTTTYQVIGRDDNNCFTDTGNVTVTVYPIPVVLAGTDITIPVGSGANISASFSADVTNIRWVPATGLSCADCPAPFASPKNTTTYRVTGSNPGACATSDEVTVHVVCNDGNLFLPNTFSPNGDNMNDILYPRGKGIYGIRSFRIYDRWGQQIFEQRNFLANEPNKGWNGTFKGKLLDPNVFVYTLEVVCENNQVLLFKGNITLVR is encoded by the coding sequence ATGAAACACGTGCTAACCGCACTTCTATTTTTTCTGCCCGGTATGTTGTTGGCCCAACTGAAAGCCGATTTCAGCGCCAACATCACATCGGGATGTAATCCTATTGTGGTAGAGTTCACCAATCAATCTACGGGAGCGGTCAGCTACCTGTGGAACCTCGGGAACAATACGGTTACCACACAACAAAATCCGAAAGTAAGTTATACCGATACCGGCTGGATCACGGTAAAACTGGTCATCACGGCCGCCAACGGCCAGAAGGACTCTATCGTCAAGAACCAGTACATCCGCGTGAACGCTTCGCCGAAGGTGAATTTCACCGCATCGGCCACCACCGGCTGCTTTCCTTTGCGCGCGCAATTTTTCGATGCCAGTACACCAGAAGCCGGCACCATCAGCACCTGGCTCTGGGACTTTGGAGATGGCACCACCTCCGATCAAAAGAACCCCGAACATGTGTACACCAGGGCGGGGAATTTTAATGTAACGCTCCAGGTCACCAACAGTGAAGGTTGCAAGAGCACTTTTTCAAAACCGAATTATATCCGTCTTTCCGACGGTGTAAAGGCCGACTTCACCTTTAGCGCACCCAGCAGTTGTAAGCCGCCAACCGCCATTCAGTTTACCAACACATCATCCGGAACAGGCAGCAGAACATACACCTGGCATTTTGGTGACGGCAATACCAGCACCGGAATGAACCCGGCCTACTCCTATACAAAAGCGGGTACTTATACCGTAATGCTGGTGGCCCTGAACGACAAAGGATGCAGGGATACCATGAAGCAGGAGAACGCCATTACCATTGGTACAGTGAAAGCCGATTTCAGCATGGCCGCTACCGCCTGTCAACGCAACCTGGTTCAATTCAGCAACACATCTTCTCCCGCACCATACAGCGCGTTCTGGGAGTTCAGCGATGGCGGAACGGCTTATGGCCTGAATGCATCGCACCGCTTTGCCAATGCAGGAAAACATACCGTTAAGCTCACCAGCTACTTCGGCGCCTGCCAGGATGTGGTAACCAAAGAAATCGAGGTACTGCCCACGCCGCGCCCGGATTTCAGTACAAGCGACTCCTCCGCCTGTTCCGTACCATTCCCCGTTACGTTCAACAACCTGAGTTCCGGCAATCCCGCCAGCTACTTCTGGCGTTTCGATGATGGCGGTACAAGTACGTCGGCAAATCCGAACCACACGTACAATACTACCGGATACTTCAGTCCAACACTCGTAGTGGTTGGGGCAAACGGCTGCCGGGATTCCGTTGAAAAAAGATACCTGATACAGATTGTTCGTCCCAATATTGGCTTCTACAACGCTTACGCGGAAGGATGCGCTCCACTTACTTATCGCCCCATCCCTTATGTAATGAACACTTCGGAAACCGTTGTTAAATACGAATGGTATTTCGGAGACGGGGGCTATTCTTCCCAGCAAACCCCGAACTACACCTATACCACAGCGGGCGTATACAATGTAAAACTTGTGATCACCACTGCAGGCGGATGTAAGGACTCCGTTACATACGCGGCCACCGTGAGAGTAGGCGGCAAAAGCGGGAGAGATTTTTCGGCCACGCCACTGAACGGCTGCGCAAACGATCCGGTAATTTTTACACAAACGGGGAACGGCAGTAATTCGGACCTCTGGCTATTCGGAGATGGCGCTTCCGTATCCGGCGTTGGCGCCACGCACCAATACAGTGACACCGGAAAATTCACCGTAAAGCTGGTTACTTACAACAACGGTTGCAGGGATACCATCACGAAAGAAAATTACATCTTCATCAAACCGCCCATCGCCAGGTTCTTTACCAATGCTGTAAACTGCAATGCGCCATTTGACAGAAGCTTTACCGATCAATCGATAGAACCGCTCACCTGGAACTGGGATTTCGGAGACAATACCAGTTCCACTTCCCCGTCGCCTGCTCATACATATGCGAAGAACGGCGTGTACAATGTAACCCTCACCGTTACCAACGGCGGATGCACCAACCGGTACACACAGACTGTCTCGATAGAAGTGTTTACGCCCGACCTTTCCATCGCCACAGCGGAAGCCTGTAAAAATACTATGGTGGTGTATACGCCATCAGGCGTAAGCACCATTACCAGTGCGCCGTATGTTTACTGGGAATTTACCAATGTGGGTAAAGGTTACACATATTACTCCGCGTCCTTCAGCAACACCCCGTTAAATATGGCTTTACCTGAAGCGGGGAAATACAATATTACGATGCGCGTTACAAACCAATATGGTTGTACTTACACGGTAAACAAACCACAGGCAGTTGAAATATTCGGGCCCACGGCCAGATTCACCCCTTCCAAATACCGGCCCTGCCTTAACGAGACATTCACCCTAAACGATCAGTCCTTTTCAGATGGGAAAAACCCTGTCACCCAATGGATCTGGCAATATGATCCCACTGATGCGGACACGCTCGCCGCGCCTCCCTTTCAACACGCTTACAGTTCGGGCGGCGCCAAATTCCCCATGCTCACGGTAACGGACAGTCGCGGATGCAAACACAGTGAATCAGGCGCCTACATGTTCGTACCCACTCCGAAAGCATCTTTCTTCGCCTCCGCGACGGAAAGCTGCGACAACAAACCTATCCGGTTTACCAACAACTCTTCCGCGGACCTCCCTACTTACAGTTGGGATTTCGGCAATGGATCAACCTCGAACGCCTACGAACCCACCACACAATACGAAGGTGATGGTATCTATACCGTGCGTCTCGCCATCAGGGATTATTATGGTTGCACCGATACATTGGTTCAGGAAAAATCGGTCACCATCGCCAATCCGGTAGCGGCTTTCACGATCAGCGACAGCGTCAGCACCTGCCCACCGCTGCTCGTCAATTTTACGAATACCTCTTCCAACTTCACTTCCATGATATGGGATTTTGGCGATAACAGTCCGCTGAGCCCGCTTCCCGCCCCCGCGCATTTTTACAATACCCCGGATTCCTTCCTGGCGAAGATTTACATCAATTCTATTGGCGGCTGCGCCGATACGGCCACGAGGGCCATCGTGGTAAGAGGTCCGCGTGGCACCATGCAGTACAACGGCATTACGGGTTGCGTGCCCGTAAAACTGAACCTGGAGGCGGTCACCAACGATAAAGTGAGTTTTATATGGGATTACAATGATGGTATAACAGAGAATACAACGGCCAAAACCACGGAACACATTTATGAACTGGCGGGAACATACTTTCCGAAACTGATATTGGTGGACGCAGATGGCTGCAAGATTCCCATTGAAGGAACCGATGCGGTGGAAGTGAAAGGTGTGAAAGCTAATTTCGGCATGTCGGACACCACCTTTTGTGACATTGGCACAGTTCAGCTTTATGATTCCAGCAAAGGGAACGACCTGGTCACAAAATACACCTGGCGGCTGGGCGAGGGCACCTCTAAAAACGGTCAGAACGTTTCGCATACTTACACACAAACCGGCAGGTATCCCGTAAAACTGGTAATTGAAACGGCTACCGGATGCAGTGATTCACTTGAAACTACTGCGCCGGTAGTGGTGGCACCGAGTCCGGAGATTAGTTTTTCGGGAATGATGGAGGCCTGTGAACCAGCCCTGCTGCAGTTTACCGGGAACATCCTCCGGAACGACACCTCCACGCTCACCTGGAAATGGGCGTTTGGAAACGGGCAGGAAGCCACCGGCATCAGTTCCGGTCCGGTACATTACGCCACGGCCAACAATTACCTGGTAATACTCACGGCCAGCACCGGATTTGGCTGTTCACACAGTTATTCAACGAACGCGGTGGTGCATCCTACTCCTCCCATTAATGCGGGCACCAATTCAGTGATCTGCCTGGGAGAAAATTTCACCCTTCAACCCACCGGCGGCGCCAGATATGTATGGACCCCGCACCCAGACCTTCCCTGTACTGATTGTGATGCACCAACCGTTGCACCCATTTCGGACCGGAAATATTTCGTAACAGGCTATAGCAGCTTCGGTTGCAGTGCCACCGATTCCATAGAACTCAGGGTAAAACAACCTTTCACCATCAGCTTCAGTTCGGCCGACACACTTTGTGCCGGAGCATCCGTAAGGCTTTTCGCCAGTGGCGCGGAACTTTATTCCTGGACGCCGGCCACTTCCATCAGCAATACCTCCACCCCGAATCCTACCGTAAATCCATCGGTTACCACCACGTACCAGGTAATTGGAAGGGACGACAACAATTGTTTTACAGATACAGGAAACGTAACGGTTACCGTGTACCCCATTCCTGTTGTACTGGCCGGTACAGACATCACCATACCTGTTGGCTCCGGCGCAAACATCAGCGCTTCCTTTTCGGCTGATGTCACCAATATCCGATGGGTGCCGGCCACAGGACTGAGTTGCGCTGATTGCCCCGCTCCATTCGCCAGCCCGAAAAACACCACCACTTACCGGGTTACAGGCAGCAACCCCGGCGCCTGTGCCACCAGTGATGAAGTTACCGTACATGTGGTGTGTAACGATGGAAACCTGTTTTTGCCCAATACCTTCTCTCCCAACGGCGATAACATGAACGATATCCTCTATCCACGGGGAAAGGGCATTTACGGCATCCGTTCCTTCCGGATATATGACCGCTGGGGACAGCAGATTTTTGAGCAGCGAAATTTTTTAGCCAACGAACCCAACAAAGGCTGGAACGGGACGTTTAAGGGTAAATTACTTGATCCGAACGTATTCGTTTATACACTGGAAGTAGTTTGCGAAAACAACCAGGTGCTTCTTTTTAAAGGAAATATCACCCTGGTGCGTTAA
- a CDS encoding PKD domain-containing protein, translated as MYPLHYTRLLLTLFVCLAFKAAGAQVPVAQFTANVTQGCAPLSVRFTDQSTGSPQFWNWDFGNGQLSNLQNPTVNFSTPGTYTVTLVVRNQDGVDGETKTGYITVNPSPVAAFEANLTEGCLGSTIRFTDRSTDAGGTITAWSWDFGDGTTSTQRNPSKQYTANGFYTVTLTVTSSTGCRRTVSRGRYIRILSGITNAFRHAQDSVCRAPFPVRFTNESAGPGTLSYNWNFGNGTTSTDKDPTANFSAPGTYNITLVTTSALGCSETLTRSITVTGANPAISAGTVACIETPFPFTNNSSPAPVSSTWDFGDGNTSTATSPSHTYNTAGTYQVKLVTDFGFCKDSVTRALTVTPRPAVNFSASGRTGCAAPLTTNFTANAPGAVSWNWDFGDGNSSNLANPSHTYSTAGNYNVSLTITNANGCTNTIRQDNYIRIRQPQINTASLQGAGCAPYTYTPTPVVNTVVPVTSWLWDFGDGTTSNVQNPTHVYTNTGNYTVILTVSGPGCNTTVTATNAVRVGSSPGTAFTSSATQSCVGSGIQFTNTSAQSDAWEWDFGDGNTSTEENPAHSYAEPGTYTIRFVAINNGCRQEITNTNYITVLPPLARFDFAVQCPDFREVVFTNNSLIDNTQTVSYLWEFGDATASTSTNPNPSFIFPAVGSYNVALTVTNGTCSHRIQREVIITSQSADVSVSNNNACKHERITVSAINSDPTLIRSYEWRINGGTPFAGGRSFDTSFANNGNYTISLTITDINGCVTSLGTPVSIAVTGPVPGLSASNTGACVNGDITLNSTATSSNGISRYRWDFGDGNIIDNSTASVVHRYANSGNYLPSLTIADTRGCTDTAFIPVALQITSPKAGFDISDTLFCPTLPVQFTDTSSGYNLSYRWDFGNGNTSAEQNPTQEFRGGDTTYTIFLEVTDGYGCVDSIRKENLIRIVNPVAAFMVSDSLFLCAPAEVQFTNQSAGYEALLWDFNNDNTSTLENPNQFFNNIGVYNVKLYAYGFGGCVDSAVQAIRFPDPGTTVMNYSPITACNEITTNFTISPIEGLSYNFLFGDGQDTTGATSFSHRYGSPGTYAPRITYTDRMGCIASVGGPSTIRVSGAIVAFAKDRKEFCDNGAVSFTNYTIPLAADPINSINWNFGDGGTSTDQNPNYQFNHPGTFPVTLNVSTQAGCTSTFSDTIRVYRTPSPIINTLPGICVFDTLDINGSLAFADTSITWRWSIGNGMNLTGPEHRVVFNSPGTITANLSAANLLNCTGSTSATIEVYPLPEIQVPTNITVPSGGSAPLQLSYSQEVTSWTWTPSTALSCTNCAQPIANPQFNTVYTVAVVDQNGCRNTAEVPVTVICNTLNFFIPNTFSPNKDGMNDVFYPRGKGIERIASMRVFNRWGQIMFEKRNFGANDPAMGWDGNFQGKPASSDTYVYVVELICENATIIPYKGNVTLIR; from the coding sequence TTGTACCCGCTTCATTATACCCGGCTGCTGCTCACCCTGTTCGTATGCCTGGCCTTTAAGGCCGCTGGCGCGCAGGTGCCCGTAGCACAGTTTACCGCCAACGTTACCCAGGGCTGCGCACCGTTATCAGTAAGATTTACGGATCAATCCACAGGATCACCACAATTCTGGAACTGGGATTTCGGAAACGGGCAATTGTCCAATCTCCAGAACCCCACCGTTAATTTTTCGACACCCGGAACCTATACGGTAACGCTGGTGGTACGCAACCAGGATGGCGTGGATGGGGAAACGAAAACAGGCTATATCACTGTTAATCCTTCGCCTGTCGCCGCATTTGAGGCCAACCTTACGGAGGGCTGTCTTGGCAGCACCATCAGGTTTACCGACCGCTCCACCGATGCCGGAGGTACCATAACGGCCTGGAGCTGGGATTTCGGCGACGGAACCACCTCCACCCAACGCAATCCCAGTAAACAATACACCGCGAACGGCTTTTACACGGTAACCCTTACCGTAACCAGCAGCACCGGCTGCCGGAGAACCGTATCACGCGGAAGATATATTCGCATCCTTTCAGGTATAACAAACGCGTTCAGACACGCACAGGATAGTGTTTGCCGTGCTCCCTTCCCCGTGCGCTTCACCAATGAGAGCGCAGGCCCGGGCACCCTTTCTTACAACTGGAATTTCGGCAACGGAACAACCAGTACCGACAAGGACCCCACCGCCAATTTTTCAGCGCCGGGCACTTATAATATTACGCTTGTAACCACCAGTGCTTTAGGCTGTAGTGAAACATTAACCCGTTCCATCACCGTCACTGGCGCCAACCCGGCTATTTCCGCAGGCACCGTTGCCTGTATCGAAACACCATTTCCCTTTACCAACAACAGCAGCCCTGCCCCGGTTTCAAGCACCTGGGATTTTGGAGACGGTAATACCTCAACCGCAACATCTCCCAGTCATACCTACAATACAGCCGGAACTTACCAGGTAAAACTTGTTACAGACTTTGGCTTCTGCAAAGATTCAGTTACGCGTGCGCTGACCGTGACGCCCCGTCCCGCGGTTAACTTCTCCGCTTCGGGCAGAACTGGCTGTGCAGCGCCGCTCACCACCAATTTCACGGCAAACGCACCAGGCGCGGTTTCCTGGAACTGGGATTTCGGAGATGGCAACAGCTCCAACCTCGCCAACCCATCGCATACTTACAGCACGGCAGGCAATTATAATGTTAGCCTCACCATCACCAACGCTAATGGTTGCACTAATACAATCAGGCAAGACAACTATATTCGGATTCGTCAACCCCAGATAAATACAGCTAGTTTGCAAGGAGCGGGATGCGCCCCCTATACTTACACCCCCACGCCCGTTGTGAACACGGTTGTTCCCGTCACATCCTGGCTTTGGGACTTTGGAGACGGCACCACCAGCAATGTGCAAAACCCCACCCATGTTTACACGAATACCGGCAATTACACCGTTATACTTACCGTTAGCGGGCCAGGATGCAATACTACCGTTACCGCGACCAATGCTGTGCGCGTAGGCAGTTCGCCAGGCACGGCTTTCACCAGCTCGGCTACCCAAAGCTGTGTAGGTTCCGGCATTCAATTCACCAATACCTCCGCTCAAAGTGACGCCTGGGAATGGGACTTCGGAGATGGCAATACATCCACGGAGGAAAATCCCGCTCATTCTTACGCGGAACCAGGAACTTATACCATCCGGTTTGTTGCCATCAACAATGGTTGCAGGCAGGAGATCACCAATACAAATTATATTACGGTATTACCACCATTAGCAAGGTTTGATTTTGCAGTGCAATGCCCTGATTTCAGGGAAGTGGTATTTACGAACAACTCCCTCATTGATAATACACAAACAGTCTCCTACCTCTGGGAGTTTGGTGATGCTACGGCCTCCACTTCCACTAATCCAAATCCATCCTTCATTTTCCCGGCTGTTGGTTCTTATAATGTGGCCCTCACAGTAACAAACGGCACCTGTTCCCACCGGATTCAACGTGAAGTGATCATTACCTCACAATCCGCTGATGTTTCCGTTTCCAACAACAACGCCTGTAAACATGAACGTATTACCGTGAGCGCCATCAACAGCGACCCGACACTGATACGCTCCTACGAATGGCGCATCAACGGAGGTACGCCTTTCGCCGGAGGCAGAAGTTTTGATACAAGTTTCGCGAATAATGGCAACTATACGATCAGCCTTACCATTACAGATATCAACGGGTGCGTTACCAGTCTCGGCACTCCGGTTTCCATTGCAGTAACGGGCCCGGTACCCGGACTCAGCGCCAGCAATACAGGCGCCTGCGTTAACGGCGACATCACACTGAACAGCACCGCCACCTCTTCCAATGGCATCAGCCGGTACAGGTGGGATTTTGGCGATGGAAACATTATTGACAACAGCACCGCATCTGTTGTACACCGCTATGCCAATTCCGGCAACTATCTTCCCTCCCTCACGATAGCGGACACACGTGGCTGTACCGATACCGCTTTCATTCCCGTAGCCCTTCAGATTACCAGTCCGAAGGCGGGATTTGACATTTCTGATACATTGTTTTGTCCAACGCTTCCCGTTCAGTTCACCGATACATCTTCCGGGTACAACCTCAGCTACCGTTGGGATTTCGGGAATGGCAATACATCCGCCGAACAAAATCCAACTCAGGAATTCAGAGGCGGAGACACCACTTACACCATCTTCCTTGAAGTGACCGACGGTTATGGCTGCGTGGATTCCATCCGGAAAGAAAACCTGATACGCATTGTTAATCCCGTAGCCGCATTCATGGTTTCAGACAGTCTTTTCCTGTGCGCGCCCGCTGAAGTGCAGTTTACCAATCAAAGCGCGGGATATGAAGCGCTGCTTTGGGATTTCAACAACGACAATACTTCCACGCTGGAGAACCCGAACCAGTTCTTCAACAACATTGGAGTATATAACGTGAAGTTGTATGCGTATGGCTTCGGCGGATGTGTGGATTCCGCGGTACAGGCCATCCGTTTCCCTGATCCCGGCACCACTGTTATGAATTATTCTCCCATAACCGCATGCAATGAAATCACCACGAATTTTACTATTTCACCCATAGAAGGATTGTCATACAATTTCTTATTCGGCGATGGACAGGATACTACCGGTGCTACTTCTTTTTCGCACCGTTACGGCTCTCCCGGCACCTATGCGCCCCGTATCACCTATACGGACAGAATGGGCTGCATCGCCAGCGTAGGCGGACCATCCACGATCCGCGTGAGCGGCGCTATCGTTGCTTTCGCGAAGGATCGAAAAGAATTCTGCGACAACGGTGCGGTAAGCTTCACCAATTATACCATCCCGCTTGCGGCAGATCCGATCAATTCCATCAACTGGAACTTCGGAGATGGCGGTACCAGTACGGACCAAAATCCTAATTATCAATTCAACCATCCCGGCACGTTCCCCGTTACGCTGAACGTGTCTACACAGGCAGGATGTACCAGTACTTTCAGCGATACCATCCGTGTTTACCGCACGCCTTCGCCCATCATCAATACATTACCGGGGATATGTGTGTTTGATACATTAGATATCAATGGATCACTCGCTTTCGCAGATACTTCCATCACCTGGAGATGGAGCATTGGCAATGGCATGAACTTAACGGGACCTGAACACCGCGTTGTGTTCAATTCACCAGGAACCATCACGGCAAATCTTAGTGCCGCCAACCTGTTGAATTGTACGGGCAGCACCAGCGCTACCATTGAAGTATATCCCTTGCCCGAAATCCAGGTACCCACAAATATTACCGTTCCTTCCGGCGGCTCGGCGCCACTGCAACTTTCTTACAGCCAGGAGGTCACCTCCTGGACCTGGACGCCGTCTACGGCGCTGAGTTGCACCAACTGCGCCCAACCAATCGCCAATCCGCAGTTCAATACCGTGTACACTGTTGCGGTGGTAGACCAGAACGGTTGCCGCAATACGGCTGAGGTGCCCGTTACCGTTATATGCAATACCTTGAATTTCTTTATTCCCAATACTTTCAGTCCGAATAAAGATGGCATGAACGATGTATTTTATCCCAGGGGAAAAGGTATTGAACGCATCGCTTCCATGCGCGTATTCAACCGCTGGGGACAAATCATGTTCGAAAAGAGGAACTTCGGGGCCAACGATCCGGCAATGGGCTGGGACGGCAATTTCCAGGGAAAACCCGCATCAAGCGACACTTATGTGTACGTAGTTGAACTCATTTGTGAAAACGCCACTATAATTCCTTATAAAGGAAACGTAACTTTAATCCGGTAA
- a CDS encoding PorP/SprF family type IX secretion system membrane protein produces the protein MRPALLKYLFILLLLRGGISYAQDIHFSQFFEAPLLRNPSLAGIFNGDIRVQGVYRDQWNSFTNAYRSGSFNMEYKQPIGRQDDFITMGLQTVYDKAGSVALTTTQILPALNYHKSLNSDRNMYLSLGFMGGLVQKRLDRSRVTTNNQYDGNGYNPSLPDGEYFTDFKQNYWDGSVGMSFNSNLSSNEDNTFFIGAAYHHFNRPLNSFYKDPTIGLEPKWVFSSGVKLAINEYSFFNLQGDYSQQAGSQEVVAGALYGHKLGDFPDDPQYIIYAGAFLRWRDALIPVVKIDFRPMSVAISYDVNVSQLKTASMGRGGVELSVSYMGFLDRFNTTRDAVRCPRF, from the coding sequence ATGAGACCAGCATTGCTGAAATACCTGTTCATCTTATTACTTCTCCGGGGAGGTATTTCGTATGCGCAAGACATCCATTTTTCACAGTTCTTCGAAGCGCCATTACTCCGGAACCCTTCATTGGCCGGTATCTTCAATGGCGATATCAGGGTGCAGGGCGTTTACCGCGACCAGTGGAACAGCTTCACCAACGCGTACCGCAGCGGTTCTTTCAACATGGAATACAAACAACCAATCGGCAGGCAGGACGATTTTATTACGATGGGCCTCCAAACCGTGTACGATAAGGCAGGCAGTGTGGCACTCACTACCACCCAGATTCTTCCCGCGCTGAATTACCATAAATCACTGAACAGCGACAGGAACATGTACCTCTCGCTGGGATTCATGGGCGGGCTCGTGCAGAAAAGACTGGACCGTTCCCGCGTTACAACGAATAACCAGTACGATGGAAACGGCTACAACCCTTCCCTCCCCGACGGAGAATATTTCACGGATTTCAAACAAAATTACTGGGATGGAAGTGTGGGCATGAGTTTTAACTCGAACCTCAGTTCGAATGAGGACAACACTTTTTTTATAGGTGCCGCTTACCACCACTTTAACCGCCCGCTCAACTCGTTCTACAAGGATCCTACCATTGGGCTGGAACCGAAATGGGTGTTCAGTTCTGGCGTGAAACTTGCCATCAACGAATACTCCTTTTTCAACCTTCAGGGCGATTATTCCCAGCAGGCTGGCAGCCAGGAAGTGGTTGCCGGTGCATTATACGGGCATAAGCTGGGAGATTTTCCTGACGATCCGCAATACATCATCTATGCCGGTGCGTTCCTGCGCTGGCGCGACGCCCTGATACCGGTGGTGAAGATCGATTTCAGGCCAATGTCCGTAGCCATCAGCTATGATGTGAACGTTTCACAACTCAAAACCGCCAGCATGGGCAGGGGCGGCGTGGAGCTTTCCGTTTCCTATATGGGCTTCCTGGACAGGTTCAATACGACCAGAGACGCCGTGCGCTGCCCGAGGTTCTAA
- a CDS encoding redoxin domain-containing protein translates to MAIQTGQPAPAISLYDTDKNKVNLADLKGNNVVIVFFPLAFTSVCTAELCSIRDSISTYNSADAKVLGISVDSVFTLGKFKEEQQLNFPLLSDFNKEASKAFDVLYETFPAFEMAGVSKRAAFVIDKEGVIRYAEVCPTPGDLPDFNAIQETLAKLN, encoded by the coding sequence ATGGCAATTCAGACAGGACAACCAGCACCGGCGATCAGTTTGTACGATACGGATAAAAACAAAGTAAACCTTGCCGACCTGAAAGGAAACAATGTAGTGATCGTTTTCTTCCCGCTCGCATTTACAAGCGTTTGCACCGCCGAATTGTGCAGTATCCGTGACAGTATCTCCACCTATAATTCCGCGGACGCTAAGGTATTGGGCATATCAGTGGATTCCGTATTCACACTGGGCAAATTCAAGGAAGAACAGCAACTCAACTTCCCTTTGCTCAGCGACTTTAACAAAGAAGCATCCAAAGCATTCGACGTATTGTATGAAACCTTCCCGGCATTTGAAATGGCTGGTGTAAGTAAGAGAGCCGCTTTTGTGATCGATAAAGAAGGTGTGATCAGGTATGCTGAGGTTTGTCCAACGCCTGGCGACCTTCCTGATTTTAATGCGATCCAGGAAACGCTTGCGAAACTGAACTAA
- a CDS encoding T9SS type A sorting domain-containing protein, whose translation MKKFYFILSLLLVFTTQSFSQEKKSGTGHDEAPSKMVRFYPNPATSDINFDFTKGYDNSYTFQIYNMMGKKVHEISKVTPRNNVNLNNFFRGIYIFQLKDKNGRVLESGKFQVAK comes from the coding sequence TTGAAGAAATTCTACTTTATATTATCGCTTTTACTGGTTTTCACAACACAGAGTTTTTCCCAGGAGAAAAAATCAGGCACCGGGCACGATGAGGCACCGTCTAAGATGGTACGCTTCTACCCTAACCCCGCCACTTCTGATATTAATTTCGATTTCACCAAAGGATACGACAACTCCTACACTTTCCAGATTTACAATATGATGGGCAAAAAAGTGCATGAAATCAGTAAGGTTACGCCGCGTAACAACGTGAACCTCAACAATTTCTTCCGTGGGATTTACATTTTCCAATTGAAAGATAAAAACGGAAGGGTCCTGGAAAGCGGGAAATTTCAGGTGGCGAAATAA